A single window of Nicotiana sylvestris chromosome 3, ASM39365v2, whole genome shotgun sequence DNA harbors:
- the LOC138887683 gene encoding uncharacterized protein yields the protein MNGAVKATNKNIKKILRKMIEEHQQWREKLSYALLGYCIIVCTSIGATPYRLVYGIEAVIPAKMEITSLKIIQEAELDDAEWVKSHYEQLALIEGKRINAVFHGQLY from the coding sequence ATGAATGGAGCAGTAAAAGCTactaataagaatatcaagaagatattgaggaaaatgatagaagagCATCAACAGTGGCGCGAGAAGTTATCGTATGCTTTACTGGGATATTGCATTATAGTCTGCACATCgatcggggcaaccccctataggctggtttacggtatagaggcagtcattcccgccaaAATGGAAATTACCTCCCTaaagatcatacaagaagctgagctcgacgatgcagagtgggtaaagAGTCATTACGAGCAGCTGGCTCTTATCGAGGGAAAAAGAATTAATGCAGTTTTTCATGGTCAACTTTattag